The nucleotide window CGTAATAGCATAGCAAATCCAAGCAATGACCAGGTAATTACTCGAGTGCAAAAATGAATATTTGCCTTGACATGacgttattattattattattattatcccTTATTATTAAAGCAAAGACATGAGTGGTATGCCTTTGATCTGATTTgtcaataagaaaaagaaaagacagcCTTTACATTTAGTAAGGAAACACACAACAGCcacatttcaaaagaaaatatattttctcgATATAATTTAGGTGGCCGATATATTTGACCCATGCGAGAAAGAAACCCAGGGAGGCACAAACGCCACTCGAGAAGTAGATGTGACACACCATATTATCCAtgttccttttatttatttacatgtaACGCTCAATTAagtcaaatttgtttttttaaattacttttattatatttgttttttctttttattaacaTGGATTTGCCATCGCATAGCCGTTTCTAAGATTTTGAGTGTCCTGTGGCGAAACTTAAATTGGGACCTCACATAATCTAATACGaaaatactatttaaaaaaaaaaattcatacatTAATGTCATAAAACAACATTTTCATCGATATCAACATTTTCATTCTCATCATTCTCATTATGCTCAACAATATTACCCACACTTTCATCCATATTGTTTTCAGTATCTTGCAATTCCTCAACATTATCTTCTTGTTGTTCATTGGAAATACTTTCATCAATTGTAGCATGTGATTTTAACAATGAATCTATCTAGAGCTCCTCTTTGAGATTGAGTCAATTCCtcgaattttctttttctaagtcGTTTTGTATATCCAGAAACGTATTTTCTAGTAGGTGGTATGtttaaattacaaagaaaaattctaAAACCCTATAACCTGGAAAATAACCCCAACAAGAAATAGATAAATATTTCTAAAAACTATATTTTCTAATATAACCAATCATCAAcatgataataattttaaaaaataagtcaTGTAATATATAGATTGAAATTGAGATTTGATTGAATATGACTATATGATTTTGAGTGgtttttatgaatttaggaATTTAGGTTTTcgcttttttatattaaatttctgaaattaaaagaataacaaaaattgtcaaagaaaaaataaccaaagagattgatgaatgatgatgattacTTACTAGAAAATCAGAgtttaagagaaagaagaagtcatgaagttttttatttttttattttttatagtggAAGAAAGTACTTTGATACTCGTACAAAAGAGATTGATATAATTGCTACTAGTTAGCTTAGTTTGatgtttccctttttttaaaaacctgtttctgtttcatttatttataattatttaaagtTTGTTGTTACACACACTTGATTTTCGAGGGTCGCAATGACGCCACTTGCACCACCTCAGGgccgtatatatatatatatatatatatatataataaaagcaGAGCTTATGAGCTGCAGTGGAAGGctaagttttatttatttataattatttaaagtTTGTTGTTATACACACTTGATTTTCGTGGGTCCTGTACGGTGGCGCCACTTGCACCGCCCCAGAGCCGTATATATATAAGCAGAGATTATGAGCTGCTCACAGTGgaaggtagagagagagagagagagaggagagagagaggagagagagagcaagctATCATGGAGCCTTCTAGTGATAACGAGCCCTCTGAGCCCCTCTTGCTTTCCAAATCATCTTCGATGCATATAGTGAGCCGTGAACTGGAAGACACACTAAACAACactgaactctcatacttccAGCGCCTCCGAACCGGCACATGGCTTGAGCTGAAGATCCTCTTCCGCCTGGCAGCTCCGGCGGTGGTGGTTTACTTGCTCAACAATGTCATATCCATGTCCACCCAAATCTTCTGTGGCCATCTTGGCAACCTTGAACTCGCTGCCTCCTCTCTTGGCAACACTGGCATTCAAGTTTTCGCCTATGGCCTCATGGTACAactagttaattaattaattttgcctATGTTCTTTTATCGAATATAAGTGAAATATGGTATGTTTAATGAACAATCTGACAACATAACATATTGATTGGATTGTTATGTTCCCAGGGATTAGGATTAATTTGGTATAATTAATTCATGTGTGTTTTTGGTGCAGCTTGGTATGGGTAGTGCAGTGGAGACACTGTGTGGTCAAGCCTATGGTGCACATAAGTACGACATGCTAGGCATATATATGCAGCGATCGACAATCCTCCTCCTAGCAACTAGCATCCCACTGATGATAATTTACATCTTCTGCAAGCAAATCTTGTTAGGCCTAGGTGAATCAGCCTCCATTGCTGCCGCGGCAGCGATCTTTGTCTACGGTCTCATCCCTCAAATCTTTGCCTACGCCTGCAACTTCCCCATACAAAAGTTCCTCCAAGCCCAGAGCATAGTGTTCCCTAGCGCCTACATATCGCTGGGGGCACTGGTAGTGCACATAGTGCTAAGTTGGGTGGTGGTGTACAAATTGGGAGGGGGCCTGTTGGGCGCCGCgttgattttgagtttttcgtGGTGGATTATAGTGGTGGCGCAATTTGTTTACATATTGTGGACGCCAAGGTGCAAACGCACATGGAGAGGGTTTAGCATCAGGGCATTTTCTGGGCTGTGGGGCTTTTTGAAATTGTCTGTGGCATCTGCCGTCATGCTTTGCCTGGAGACTTGGTACTATCAAATTATAGTTTTGCTGGCTGGGTTGCTTAAAAATGCTGAAATTGCATTGGACGCTCTCTCTATTTGGTGAGCAAAATCAAAGCTATTAACTATAGTTAATTAGTTTGCCACTTAACCTTAATAATCAGATCAGAAGGTCCACTCACTCTTGCTCTGCTTAATTAGCACCACtcacaaaaaaacaacaaaaatcaaaatttggtaGCTACTAGTCTGGTAGCTGGGCACAACAACTAGtcaattcatttttatttatttttaagctTTGACCAAAGTCAATGTTTTATGAAACGCTCAGAAACTGTGTCTGTATTTCTTTCTACATGGTTTTCATGTGATGAGGAGGAAACATGCTTTGCATGCTTTCTTAAGCAGTTACAGATCTTAAAACCTGCCCTGCGTGCGTTCAAGTATTTGATATTAGCTAGCGTAGCGTCGTAAAATAGTGGTAGTCAAACTGCAAAAAGATATAAACAAAGTGTGTGTGCCTGTCAGATTGTGGTCAGCTGTGTCGTTTGTattcgtatatatatataattgttttctttgtattcTTTACGTCACAGTCACATGAAAAAATGTTGGACATGCATGTTTCACTATCTAATatctaataaaaattattatcttttaatttatgatGGGTTATTAATTGATGCAGCATGACCATAACTGGATGGGTCTTCATGATTGCTGTGGGGTTCAATGCTGCTGCAAGGTCAGTAAATTTCACAAAACACAAGACATTACCGGATGCAGAGATAACTGTTCTTAACTACTTGAGCTAGCAATTATTTGAGAACTAATTGatgaataaataattatgcAGTGTGAGGATTGGAAATGAGCTTGGGGCAGGACATCCAAAATCGGCAGCATTTgcagtggtggtggtgacttCAAGCTCCTTCATCATATCGGCGGTGTGCGCCATAATTGTGCTTGTTTTACGACATGATATAAGTTATGTGTTCACTGAGGGAGAAACAGTCTCCAATGCCGTCTCAGACCTTTCCCCGTACCTAGCCATATCTATCGTTCTCAATGGCATCCAACCTGTTTTGTCTGGTACGTGTGATTGatcaagttttattttcttttttttgtcggTATGTGTTGGCAGACCATGAATGTCTAATAAATCCAGAAACCAAACAGTCAACGATCTAAAAGTCTACGTGATGGACTTAGTAGTTGAACATCAAGATCACACGACGTAGCCCTATTTTCGATCAAAATCTGCCTCTTCTGTGTGTCGTTTTTTGACTTTACCATGCAATGCAATGTGCGTTTTGGAGTGTCGTTCTGGATATATATTCCCTAATGTAGGATTCTATATTTTgggccaaaaacaaaaggagtgGCTGTCGGGTGCGGATGGCAAGCATTTGTGGCATATGTTAACGTGGGATGTTACTACATCATTGGGATCCCATTGGGTTGCCTTCTTGGATTCAAGTTCGATTTCGGAGCTCAGGTGATAAtactattttcctatttttagcactttaattatatatattgtttgtgGTTTTatgtataattaattttaggtTTGCTTTAATTCTGTCAGGGAATATGGACTGGCATGATAGGAGGCACTTTTATACAGACAATCATCTTACTGTGGGTCACATATCGGACTGACTGGAACAAAGAGGTTAGCCTAATCTATAATAATTAACTACTTTAATCTCACTATCAATTGGACAGTTATATTTAGAATAACGTTAAATAATTGTTTGCAGGTTGAAAAAGCACAGAGTCGTTTGGACACTTACGAGGACAAGAAGGATTCCGATGATGAAGTGCTGACCAATTAGTCGAGTTTTCAActtgctcttttcttttttctctggcGGACGTCGGGGAGGTTACATGAGTTTTGCTTGCTTTTTACGTGCATGGAAAGTTTTGCATTATTGTAATAACGTTCCTTTCCTTGATTAGGAAGGAagtccaaaaatattttaaacttgATGAGGAGGAGAAAGGGTTTATTTTGTGGCTGGTCTGTTTTGTTGTATTAGGCTGCCCTCATCTTGTCATTTTGGGCCAACCTGCTTATATCAAATCCAAGAATTGCAGTTGGTCTGTTTTAGTAATTTCCACTGCAATGTGTGTGACATTGCAAAAGAAAACCTCTAGGGTCGACACGCGTAGGTCCAAACAAGTCAAAGTAAAAGCTAATTGAGAACAACAGACGTAAGAAGACAGCTGTTTTTCCATAACATAGAAAGAGAAATCGAGTAGCTAAATCATGCCATGCGTCACAAAATTCGCCTCATGAAACACATATGATTTATTTTACTAGTGCGACAACCAGGGCTCATCATCAGTGCCCACTGCCCAGCAAGCAATGATGCATGCGCTTAAACAGACGACCCGTCAATACTgatcaattttaaatatttcaacTGATGACGAAAACAATGGTTTCTCCTTCATTTAGAAGAATTTAGAAAGGGAATTTATCTCAAAACCGCTTATAATCAAATCAGGATTTTGATAAGAAATCGAATTTTACTTCAAACATTTAGACAATGACATAGCTGATCTATAtgtttgtaaattaattttgtagtTAAATaacataagaaaaataagaaaattgagtTTCCATTACATTAC belongs to Prunus persica cultivar Lovell chromosome G4, Prunus_persica_NCBIv2, whole genome shotgun sequence and includes:
- the LOC18779459 gene encoding protein DETOXIFICATION 40 isoform X1, with translation MEPSSDNEPSEPLLLSKSSSMHIVSRELEDTLNNTELSYFQRLRTGTWLELKILFRLAAPAVVVYLLNNVISMSTQIFCGHLGNLELAASSLGNTGIQVFAYGLMLGMGSAVETLCGQAYGAHKYDMLGIYMQRSTILLLATSIPLMIIYIFCKQILLGLGESASIAAAAAIFVYGLIPQIFAYACNFPIQKFLQAQSIVFPSAYISLGALVVHIVLSWVVVYKLGGGLLGAALILSFSWWIIVVAQFVYILWTPRCKRTWRGFSIRAFSGLWGFLKLSVASAVMLCLETWYYQIIVLLAGLLKNAEIALDALSICMTITGWVFMIAVGFNAAASVRIGNELGAGHPKSAAFAVVVVTSSSFIISAVCAIIVLVLRHDISYVFTEGETVSNAVSDLSPYLAISIVLNGIQPVLSGVAVGCGWQAFVAYVNVGCYYIIGIPLGCLLGFKFDFGAQGIWTGMIGGTFIQTIILLWVTYRTDWNKEVEKAQSRLDTYEDKKDSDDEVLTN
- the LOC18779459 gene encoding protein DETOXIFICATION 40 isoform X2, encoding MEPSSDNEPSEPLLLSKSSSMHIVSRELEDTLNNTELSYFQRLRTGTWLELKILFRLAAPAVVVYLLNNVISMSTQIFCGHLGNLELAASSLGNTGIQVFAYGLMLGMGSAVETLCGQAYGAHKYDMLGIYMQRSTILLLATSIPLMIIYIFCKQILLGLGESASIAAAAAIFVYGLIPQIFAYACNFPIQKFLQAQSIVFPSAYISLGALVVHIVLSWVVVYKLGGGLLGAALILSFSWWIIVVAQFVYILWTPRCKRTWRGFSIRAFSGLWGFLKLSVASAVMLCLETWYYQIIVLLAGLLKNAEIALDALSICMTITGWVFMIAVGFNAAASVRIGNELGAGHPKSAAFAVVVVTSSSFIISAVCAIIVLVLRHDISYVFTEGETVSNAVSDLSPYLAISIVLNGIQPVLSGFYILGQKQKEWLSGADGKHLWHMLTWDVTTSLGSHWVAFLDSSSISELREYGLA